One Amycolatopsis sp. NBC_00355 genomic window carries:
- a CDS encoding excisionase family DNA-binding protein: protein MSRSELSAPRFMTVGQAANLLGVSAMTIYRAVDEGTFPAIRTRGRISIPIKAIDAMEEVAVSEMRAVDSSEFTLPMRNGVEAGRR, encoded by the coding sequence ATGTCCAGGTCTGAGTTGAGTGCGCCGCGCTTCATGACTGTTGGTCAGGCGGCAAATTTGCTTGGCGTTTCTGCGATGACCATCTACCGTGCCGTGGACGAAGGGACTTTCCCGGCGATTCGAACGCGAGGGCGTATCTCGATCCCCATAAAGGCCATCGACGCGATGGAGGAAGTCGCTGTGTCGGAAATGAGGGCAGTTGACTCCAGTGAGTTCACGCTGCCGATGAGGAACGGCGTTGAGGCTGGTAGAAGGTAA
- a CDS encoding nSTAND1 domain-containing NTPase — MPEGSQSSEDLPLPGLRQEARASGGSMIVQVGGDLTLTATARLEEVFEDDPVGVCPYPGLLPFEPGQDKWYFGRGRDVAALLERIDKARIEGGPVLLIGASGAGKSSLLRCGLISAIARNGYGAAGSRDWPRRVITPGPAPARELADVLAAMSEIPAERILDLGARDPAELSKSMCMQLTHRRLLIVVDQFEEVFTSADEESRARFIGLLKAVCSGAGSPVGVVLGLRADFYGHCLSDPWLRAALRDDPVQLGPVERSDLDRVILGPADQVGLTVQPELREALLADMGVGSASADASSRLPLLAHALRATWLKRSGRTLTLAGYHDTGGIHGAIAATADRLYAKLGEPAQAATRAVFLRLVRIGGETLEDARRHLTRDELASGFPDVDAVAEVVAAYTNQRLLTQEQGGLTITHEALLQAWPRLRSWMDADRASHVFRQELEAQVRTWQDSGHDSSVLQRGSRLDNAEQWAQHHPGDVARPVERFLVASRAAESRRRRQRRYLTAILAALTLVASATAGLAVVQQRRAVTQQRLAEARAVAQQAKNLLPSQPGLAMQLAVAAYQLDHDSGRGALIGAMGSPGTYDAADPVIDFAQDRAGSLLALSTGTAIVLWSAEGHSLGRVEGVSTGPIALSADGRLLAVGVDGDVQLWDTTDPKHAVRLITLPANGSDVTAVAVSADKKRLAVGTSAGAILTWDTTIPAQPRELRTLAGHPGGTDSVTFPVAGPSVLASAGADHFIRIWQLGGGEPYLVSATIREFAGGKSQFGSSFSKVGHRIAFSSNGKNLIAPGDDGGLSLRIWKVDDPSKPALLTHSDATNNCGIDTFQSISLSNSPGTTIATACSGGIQLWKFEDNDELTDWGHLTARGDDGGALAFQPATKRLLVATRGGIHKYDVQNPTHVGALATFGFRHTGLTVGMALSSGGRQLLAVAGSDSGELWQVNDSEKVTTTLLARLPGSSSFAGKSAAFSPDGNRVAISEDAPHAVGEIHPVVRLRDTTNPGVPVIFTIDNEIDNSAVYMQFSPDGRILALVDDNYAPVIHAKPSSVKLFATGDSAGPKLITSIPVNDPQSVAFSPAAHVLMINAAGGVRQWDISDPTSPTPQALISFGPGSNYTGSSFSLDGTRVAVGSNDGTVQLWRVDAGKLTGPPTTIRTPGADGQYVAVSPDGRVVAIPNARPSDLSADVGAGPRIELWDVTNPEVSTLDAVLKDQQVDGFAAGQLAYTRDGRALYTTQVSQFVTVWSTDPERDQIALCRIAGDPITPEQWAKYIPGEPFSSPCST, encoded by the coding sequence GTGCCTGAAGGTTCACAAAGCTCCGAAGACCTGCCGCTTCCTGGACTGCGTCAGGAGGCGCGTGCGTCGGGCGGCTCCATGATCGTCCAGGTTGGCGGCGATCTCACGCTCACGGCCACCGCACGGTTGGAAGAGGTGTTCGAAGACGATCCTGTCGGCGTCTGCCCGTACCCTGGTCTCCTCCCCTTCGAACCCGGTCAGGACAAGTGGTACTTCGGCCGCGGCCGCGACGTCGCCGCGCTGCTGGAGCGAATCGACAAGGCTCGCATCGAGGGTGGCCCGGTACTGCTTATCGGAGCCTCCGGGGCCGGGAAGTCCTCTCTGCTGCGATGCGGTCTTATCTCCGCGATCGCGAGAAACGGCTACGGCGCGGCCGGGTCCCGTGACTGGCCTCGGCGGGTCATCACTCCGGGCCCGGCGCCGGCGCGTGAACTCGCCGACGTGCTGGCCGCGATGTCCGAAATCCCGGCGGAACGAATTTTGGACCTCGGCGCACGAGACCCCGCCGAGCTGAGCAAGTCAATGTGCATGCAGCTGACACACCGCCGACTGCTGATCGTGGTTGATCAGTTCGAGGAGGTCTTCACCTCTGCGGATGAGGAAAGCCGAGCAAGGTTCATCGGGCTGCTGAAGGCGGTCTGTTCCGGCGCCGGTTCGCCGGTCGGGGTGGTCCTCGGCTTGCGTGCCGATTTCTACGGGCATTGTCTCTCGGACCCATGGCTGCGGGCGGCCCTTCGGGACGACCCAGTCCAGCTCGGGCCCGTCGAACGCAGCGACCTCGACCGTGTCATCCTCGGCCCGGCCGATCAAGTCGGCCTCACCGTTCAGCCGGAACTGCGCGAAGCTTTGCTCGCGGATATGGGTGTCGGCTCCGCCAGTGCGGACGCCTCCAGCCGGCTCCCTCTTCTCGCACATGCATTGCGCGCGACCTGGCTGAAACGTAGCGGGAGAACCCTCACTCTCGCCGGCTACCACGACACCGGAGGCATCCACGGCGCGATCGCGGCCACAGCCGACCGTTTGTACGCAAAGCTTGGCGAGCCCGCCCAGGCTGCGACCCGCGCCGTGTTCCTTCGCTTGGTCCGGATCGGAGGTGAAACGCTCGAGGACGCGCGTCGGCATCTCACGCGAGACGAACTGGCGTCCGGATTTCCGGACGTCGATGCTGTCGCCGAGGTTGTCGCCGCCTACACGAACCAACGCTTGCTCACCCAGGAGCAAGGCGGGCTCACCATCACCCATGAAGCTCTGCTGCAGGCATGGCCCCGCCTGCGCTCATGGATGGACGCTGATCGCGCCAGCCATGTCTTTCGTCAGGAACTCGAGGCGCAGGTGCGTACCTGGCAGGACAGCGGCCACGACTCCTCTGTCCTCCAGCGAGGCAGTCGATTGGACAACGCCGAGCAATGGGCACAGCACCATCCCGGCGACGTCGCGCGACCGGTCGAGCGTTTCCTCGTCGCATCGAGAGCCGCGGAGAGTCGGCGTCGTCGGCAGCGCCGCTATCTGACGGCCATCCTGGCCGCCCTCACGCTTGTGGCGTCGGCGACCGCCGGTCTTGCAGTCGTGCAACAGCGTCGCGCAGTCACGCAGCAGCGACTAGCGGAGGCTCGCGCTGTCGCCCAGCAGGCCAAGAACCTTCTGCCCTCCCAGCCGGGACTGGCGATGCAGCTGGCCGTCGCCGCCTATCAGCTCGACCACGACAGCGGTCGCGGTGCGCTGATCGGCGCGATGGGCTCGCCCGGTACATACGATGCAGCTGATCCCGTCATCGACTTCGCCCAGGATCGCGCCGGCTCACTATTGGCCCTGTCGACCGGAACTGCAATCGTGCTCTGGAGTGCCGAAGGTCATAGCCTAGGGCGAGTTGAGGGTGTGAGCACCGGGCCGATCGCCCTCAGCGCTGACGGACGACTTCTCGCAGTCGGCGTCGACGGTGACGTCCAACTGTGGGATACCACTGATCCAAAGCATGCAGTAAGGCTCATCACGCTGCCGGCCAATGGCTCAGACGTGACCGCGGTCGCGGTCAGTGCGGACAAGAAACGGCTCGCCGTCGGAACCAGCGCAGGTGCGATACTCACGTGGGACACCACCATTCCCGCGCAGCCCCGGGAGTTGCGGACGCTCGCCGGTCACCCTGGTGGCACTGACTCCGTGACGTTCCCGGTAGCTGGCCCCAGCGTCTTAGCCAGCGCGGGCGCTGACCACTTCATCCGGATCTGGCAACTTGGCGGTGGAGAACCCTACCTTGTCTCTGCGACGATCAGAGAGTTCGCGGGCGGAAAATCCCAGTTCGGCAGCTCGTTCAGCAAGGTGGGACACCGGATCGCCTTCAGCTCGAACGGCAAGAACCTTATCGCTCCGGGAGACGACGGCGGACTCAGCCTCCGAATTTGGAAGGTGGACGACCCGTCAAAACCAGCGCTGCTCACCCATTCGGATGCAACTAATAACTGCGGTATCGATACTTTTCAATCAATTTCCTTGTCAAACTCGCCAGGCACGACCATCGCGACAGCTTGTAGCGGAGGTATCCAACTGTGGAAATTCGAGGACAACGACGAACTGACTGACTGGGGCCATTTGACTGCGAGAGGTGACGATGGTGGCGCGCTGGCATTCCAGCCGGCCACCAAGAGACTGCTGGTCGCGACGCGTGGCGGGATCCACAAGTACGATGTGCAAAATCCGACACATGTCGGTGCGCTAGCGACATTCGGTTTCCGGCACACCGGCCTGACGGTGGGTATGGCTCTGAGCTCCGGCGGGCGTCAACTCCTGGCTGTCGCCGGAAGCGACTCCGGAGAACTATGGCAGGTCAACGACAGTGAGAAAGTGACCACCACGCTGCTGGCGCGCTTGCCTGGTAGCTCGTCGTTCGCCGGAAAGTCGGCCGCCTTCTCGCCGGACGGCAACCGCGTGGCCATCAGTGAAGACGCACCTCATGCCGTCGGGGAGATCCATCCCGTCGTGCGTCTGCGTGACACGACAAACCCTGGCGTGCCGGTCATTTTCACCATCGATAATGAAATCGACAACAGCGCCGTGTATATGCAGTTCAGTCCGGACGGAAGAATCCTCGCTCTTGTCGATGATAATTATGCCCCGGTTATCCACGCCAAGCCATCGTCAGTGAAGCTGTTCGCCACGGGCGACTCAGCTGGGCCGAAGCTGATCACTTCTATCCCCGTCAATGACCCGCAGTCGGTAGCCTTCTCCCCGGCCGCTCATGTCCTAATGATCAACGCGGCTGGTGGTGTCCGCCAATGGGACATCTCCGACCCGACATCGCCCACCCCGCAGGCACTTATTTCGTTCGGCCCGGGCAGCAACTACACGGGCAGCAGCTTCAGTCTCGACGGTACACGAGTCGCTGTGGGCAGCAATGACGGAACAGTCCAACTCTGGCGTGTGGACGCTGGTAAACTTACGGGTCCGCCGACGACGATCCGTACCCCTGGTGCCGACGGCCAGTACGTGGCGGTCAGTCCGGACGGGCGCGTCGTCGCTATCCCCAATGCGCGCCCGAGTGATCTCTCGGCGGACGTCGGTGCGGGACCAAGGATCGAACTTTGGGACGTCACGAACCCAGAGGTTTCGACCCTTGACGCAGTTCTGAAGGATCAACAGGTCGACGGGTTCGCCGCCGGTCAGCTTGCCTACACCCGCGATGGGCGTGCGCTCTACACGACCCAAGTCTCGCAGTTTGTCACCGTGTGGTCCACTGATCCGGAACGCGATCAGATTGCTTTGTGCAGAATTGCTGGCGACCCAATCACGCCCGAACAGTGGGCCAAGTACATTCCCGGCGAACCCTTCTCGTCACCGTGTTCAACTTGA
- a CDS encoding toll/interleukin-1 receptor domain-containing protein, which translates to MAEFADQRVFVSYAHDNSAHKDAVLRLCELIRAENIDVRLDQRESSERRDWYAWMTDNILQSEFVIVVASPRYRSVGDGTGPPHQNRGVQAEACLLRDLLHANRTTWTRKLLPVVLPGHTIDEIPLFLQPYCADHYLIDTLSRAGLASLLEAITSTQDVPLPVTGATSPIAAEVEGAQAPAGPELHQSATAKRRSTVIQVGGNLTITEPNRGSRA; encoded by the coding sequence ATGGCCGAGTTTGCAGACCAGCGGGTGTTCGTCTCGTATGCTCACGACAACTCGGCGCATAAGGACGCCGTCTTACGTTTGTGCGAGCTCATACGCGCTGAGAACATTGATGTACGGCTGGATCAGCGGGAGAGCAGTGAACGCCGTGACTGGTACGCCTGGATGACCGACAATATCCTCCAGTCGGAGTTCGTCATCGTGGTTGCTTCACCTCGCTACCGGAGTGTCGGAGACGGCACCGGACCTCCTCATCAGAACCGTGGAGTGCAGGCTGAGGCGTGCCTGCTGCGAGATCTCCTACACGCGAATCGAACGACATGGACGCGTAAGCTGCTGCCCGTTGTTCTTCCCGGCCACACCATCGATGAAATACCGTTGTTCCTGCAGCCGTACTGCGCCGACCACTACTTGATCGACACTCTCTCGCGGGCTGGACTTGCGTCCCTCTTAGAGGCAATCACATCCACCCAAGATGTGCCTCTCCCGGTCACCGGTGCTACCTCGCCGATCGCAGCCGAGGTGGAGGGAGCGCAAGCGCCGGCAGGTCCCGAACTCCACCAGAGCGCGACCGCGAAACGGCGCAGCACTGTCATCCAGGTGGGCGGCAACCTCACGATCACGGAGCCGAACCGAGGCAGCCGTGCCTGA
- a CDS encoding VMAP-C domain-containing protein has protein sequence MAQETVTELLADRIKQARAARGWTAQQLADTCVRAGSPTLTRGTIAKIESGVRKTITAEEVAVLAFVLAINPAELLDTPKWPFEEYRAAHGTRTPGPRETPLHLMVLVVPDAIDPNLVIVTSWRQEEVEEWPPPSGSSCSLPLADLERHVAGLVTEAEVAWSGRTCPVVIEFVLPRRLLGLPVHRWRQEPEAEGSRLLIMDYEIALRSLERMRSRQWHRAWRIRWQSLQSDPSPGRCYYFMPDHIEARHRLDAILSDSHWNVLVLAGYSASATPTPGTDPFAAALRAGIPAVLWHPHASPEEMRDLVGELTGGDGMAELPARARALMLKGFEGDVGLAAITRDLVLLWDDPNRLAWLGDSGDGHLAGQRPSEDGRRPGTAEAG, from the coding sequence ATGGCGCAGGAAACGGTCACCGAACTGCTGGCCGACCGGATCAAGCAGGCGCGCGCTGCCCGGGGCTGGACAGCGCAACAGCTCGCCGACACATGCGTGCGGGCCGGCAGCCCGACTCTCACCCGCGGCACGATCGCCAAGATCGAGTCGGGGGTGCGCAAGACGATCACCGCGGAAGAAGTCGCGGTCCTTGCCTTCGTACTGGCGATCAACCCCGCTGAACTACTCGACACACCCAAGTGGCCGTTCGAGGAATACCGAGCGGCGCACGGCACGCGCACGCCCGGACCACGGGAAACCCCGCTGCACCTGATGGTGCTCGTAGTACCGGACGCGATCGATCCCAACCTCGTGATTGTCACTTCGTGGCGCCAGGAAGAAGTCGAGGAGTGGCCGCCGCCCAGCGGAAGCTCCTGCTCGTTACCCCTTGCGGACCTCGAGCGGCACGTAGCCGGTCTCGTTACCGAAGCCGAAGTTGCATGGTCTGGACGCACGTGCCCGGTGGTCATCGAGTTCGTCCTTCCGCGGCGGTTGCTGGGCTTGCCCGTCCACAGGTGGCGGCAAGAGCCAGAAGCTGAGGGCAGCCGGCTCCTGATCATGGACTATGAGATCGCCTTGCGTTCTCTGGAACGGATGCGGTCTAGGCAGTGGCATCGAGCATGGCGGATACGCTGGCAGTCACTGCAGTCTGATCCCTCGCCCGGTCGTTGCTACTACTTCATGCCGGATCACATCGAGGCGCGGCATCGGCTCGATGCGATTCTCAGTGACTCCCACTGGAACGTCTTGGTGTTGGCCGGGTACTCGGCTTCCGCGACCCCCACCCCCGGAACGGACCCGTTCGCCGCGGCGCTGCGGGCCGGGATTCCCGCGGTGTTGTGGCACCCGCACGCTTCGCCCGAAGAGATGCGGGATCTCGTAGGCGAACTCACCGGAGGTGACGGCATGGCCGAGCTGCCTGCGCGCGCCAGGGCGTTGATGTTGAAGGGATTCGAGGGCGACGTCGGACTCGCCGCCATCACCCGGGACCTGGTTCTGCTGTGGGACGATCCGAACAGGCTTGCGTGGCTGGGGGATAGCGGCGACGGCCACCTGGCAGGACAGCGTCCTTCGGAAGATGGGCGTCGGCCGGGCACCGCCGAAGCCGGGTAG
- a CDS encoding tyrosine-type recombinase/integrase, with product MNAPATPQDLEAARLLLSRLGVDPADLVPGVRIDDDVLPDQRPMPTIREWIPVVAGLVSPSTAASYGSYWNKAEAKWGDRRMDTIIASEIKTMAETVRSTARVRRNSRGGRNAAENFIAAMRCLYKHLVNDGRLDERRNPAMRVTKPSRNASTRRALAGNRLAELNDVVASTGDDPELDSLICRLHEESACRRGGALALRPRDLDRRQCTVLLREKGETERWQPVSPTLMRHLIAHDEERGSGDPQGKLLRYSSGKPITSRRYDYIFGRVQNELEWARALQVSAHWLRHTTLTWVERNFGMGVARAYAGHSESGSDLTTTSYVKADISEVAEALAALTGEPHPLAPARTARAEVE from the coding sequence ATGAACGCACCCGCGACCCCGCAAGACCTCGAAGCGGCCCGGCTGCTGCTCTCACGGCTCGGTGTCGATCCCGCCGACCTCGTCCCCGGCGTCCGGATCGACGATGACGTCCTGCCTGATCAGCGGCCGATGCCGACGATCCGCGAGTGGATCCCGGTGGTGGCCGGCCTGGTCTCTCCGAGCACGGCCGCCTCCTATGGCTCGTACTGGAACAAGGCCGAAGCCAAGTGGGGTGATCGGCGCATGGATACCATCATCGCCAGCGAGATCAAGACCATGGCCGAGACCGTGCGCAGCACCGCCCGGGTCCGGCGCAACTCCCGCGGTGGACGCAACGCGGCGGAGAACTTCATCGCGGCCATGCGCTGCCTCTACAAGCACCTGGTCAACGACGGGCGCCTCGACGAACGCCGCAATCCCGCCATGCGCGTCACCAAACCCAGCCGCAATGCCTCGACCCGCCGTGCCCTGGCAGGCAACCGACTGGCCGAGCTCAACGACGTCGTCGCCAGCACCGGCGACGACCCGGAACTCGACTCGCTGATCTGCCGCCTCCACGAGGAGAGCGCCTGCCGCCGCGGCGGTGCCCTCGCCCTGCGGCCCCGTGACCTCGACCGCAGGCAGTGCACGGTCCTGCTGCGCGAGAAGGGCGAGACTGAACGCTGGCAGCCCGTCTCGCCCACCTTGATGCGTCACCTCATCGCCCACGACGAGGAACGCGGCAGCGGCGACCCGCAAGGGAAGCTACTGCGCTACAGCAGCGGCAAGCCGATCACGTCCCGTCGCTACGACTACATCTTCGGCCGGGTCCAGAACGAGCTCGAGTGGGCCAGGGCTCTGCAGGTCAGCGCGCACTGGCTCCGCCACACCACCCTGACCTGGGTGGAGCGCAACTTCGGCATGGGTGTCGCCCGCGCCTACGCAGGGCATTCCGAGTCCGGCAGTGACCTGACCACCACCAGCTACGTGAAAGCCGACATTAGCGAGGTCGCCGAGGCCCTCGCAGCCCTGACCGGGGAACCGCACCCGCTGGCCCCTGCCAGGACTGCGCGGGCTGAGGTGGAGTGA
- a CDS encoding AfsR/SARP family transcriptional regulator: MTESVRFEVLGPVRAWRGGVEIELGPPQQRAALAVLLLQGGTSLSPAQLVEALWGGAEPKAATGMVRSYISRLRHALEPATPIKSLGGGYAIVAPTLDLTEFQHLLAKGDADSLRTALALWHGTPLSGVNGFEAERVRLEQLRLKAIEDLAAADIEAGHHAEATAALSELITEQPLRERPRELQMLALYRSGRQAEALDVYARIQRRLEDEVGLYPGPELREMQRRILSSDPTLAATITRPTQLPPELPEFVGREDLRQALTDTLRTSGAAVPVVALEGLAGIGKTTLAVQLGHTIAASFPDGQLFTDLSVSTDPLSELLRGIGVTDLPPSSSERAALWRTRTTGRHLLVILDDARDADEIRPLLPGAGGPAVMITARQRLYGLPHAQWRKVSALDPTASQLLLERLIGPRAHEDVAATKELIRRTAGLPQVLQAVGARVASRPDWTMAEALQRLGRPAPGSPVTPPECWAIEKPYESALSQLSKTQSRAFRVLSHLPTPLVPLATAAKTLNLPLPATAAILESLVDAHLLNPAGPDAYRYQEPLREFARSRAGQEDWIDTALTQNA, from the coding sequence GTGACCGAATCAGTGCGGTTCGAGGTGCTGGGCCCGGTACGCGCCTGGCGCGGCGGCGTCGAGATCGAGCTGGGCCCACCCCAGCAACGGGCGGCGCTGGCGGTCCTGCTCCTCCAAGGCGGCACGTCGCTCTCACCGGCCCAGCTGGTCGAGGCGCTCTGGGGCGGCGCGGAGCCGAAAGCGGCGACCGGCATGGTCCGCTCGTACATCTCTCGCCTGCGCCACGCCCTGGAGCCGGCCACCCCGATCAAGTCGCTGGGCGGCGGCTACGCGATCGTCGCGCCGACGCTGGACCTGACGGAGTTCCAGCACCTCCTGGCCAAGGGCGACGCTGATTCCCTCCGCACCGCCCTTGCCCTGTGGCACGGCACGCCGCTGTCAGGCGTCAACGGCTTCGAAGCCGAGCGCGTCCGCCTGGAGCAACTGCGCCTGAAAGCGATCGAAGACCTGGCCGCCGCCGACATCGAAGCGGGCCACCACGCCGAAGCCACCGCGGCGTTGTCCGAGCTGATCACCGAGCAGCCGCTGCGCGAGCGCCCCCGCGAGCTGCAGATGCTGGCCCTCTACCGCTCCGGTCGCCAGGCCGAGGCCCTGGACGTCTACGCCCGCATCCAGCGCCGGCTGGAGGACGAAGTGGGCCTCTACCCAGGCCCCGAGCTGCGCGAAATGCAGCGCCGCATCCTGTCGTCGGACCCGACCCTCGCGGCGACGATCACCCGCCCCACCCAACTGCCACCCGAGCTCCCCGAGTTCGTCGGCCGCGAGGACCTGCGCCAAGCACTGACCGACACCCTCCGAACATCCGGCGCGGCAGTCCCCGTGGTCGCCCTGGAAGGCCTGGCGGGCATCGGCAAAACAACCCTGGCAGTCCAGCTAGGCCACACGATCGCCGCTTCCTTCCCCGACGGCCAGCTGTTCACGGACCTGTCGGTCTCGACGGACCCCTTGTCCGAGCTGCTGCGAGGCATCGGCGTCACGGACCTGCCGCCGTCATCCAGCGAGCGAGCGGCCCTGTGGCGCACCCGAACCACCGGCCGCCACCTACTCGTGATCCTGGACGACGCTCGAGACGCCGACGAGATTCGCCCCCTGCTCCCCGGAGCCGGAGGCCCCGCGGTGATGATCACCGCGCGCCAGCGCCTGTACGGCTTGCCACACGCCCAGTGGCGGAAAGTGAGCGCCCTGGACCCAACGGCCTCTCAGCTCTTACTGGAGCGCCTGATCGGCCCCCGAGCCCACGAAGACGTCGCCGCGACCAAGGAACTGATCCGTCGCACCGCCGGCCTGCCCCAGGTCCTGCAGGCAGTAGGAGCCCGAGTGGCGTCCCGCCCGGACTGGACGATGGCCGAGGCCCTGCAACGCCTGGGCCGCCCAGCCCCCGGCTCACCAGTCACCCCGCCGGAGTGCTGGGCAATAGAGAAACCCTACGAGTCGGCCCTGTCCCAGCTGTCCAAGACGCAGTCCCGAGCATTCCGAGTGCTGTCCCACCTGCCGACCCCGTTGGTCCCACTAGCCACAGCCGCCAAAACCCTGAACCTCCCCCTACCGGCAACGGCGGCCATCCTGGAGTCCCTGGTGGACGCCCACCTGCTGAACCCAGCCGGCCCGGACGCCTACCGTTACCAGGAACCCCTACGCGAGTTCGCCCGAAGCCGAGCAGGCCAGGAGGACTGGATCGATACAGCGTTGACGCAAAACGCATGA
- a CDS encoding LLM class flavin-dependent oxidoreductase: MQFGIFGVGDIATDPVTGRAPTEHERITRMVETAVRAEEAGLDVYATGEHHNPPFVPSSPTTLLGFVAARTSRIVLSTSTTLITTNDPVKIAEDYAMLQHLADGRLDLMLGRGNTGPVYPWFGKDIRDGIALAVENYALLRRLWREEVVDWSGKFRSPLQGFTSTPRPLDGVPPFVWHGSIRSPQIAEQAAFYGDGFFHNNIFWPVEHTRRMIALYRERFEHHGHGPADTAIVGLGGQTFIRRRSQDALAEFRPYFDHSPIYGHGPSLEETMEQTPLTVGSPEQVIDRTMRFREDFGDYQRQLFNVDGMGLPHETALEQIDLLGAEVVPVLRKEFARGRPAHVPDAPTHRSPAAVE; the protein is encoded by the coding sequence ATGCAGTTCGGGATCTTCGGGGTCGGCGACATCGCGACCGACCCCGTGACCGGCCGCGCGCCGACCGAGCACGAGCGGATCACGCGGATGGTCGAGACGGCCGTCCGCGCCGAAGAGGCCGGCCTCGACGTCTACGCGACGGGGGAGCACCACAACCCGCCGTTCGTACCGTCGTCGCCGACCACGCTGCTGGGGTTCGTCGCGGCGCGCACCAGCCGGATCGTGCTCTCGACGTCCACCACGCTGATCACCACGAACGACCCGGTGAAGATCGCCGAGGACTACGCGATGCTGCAGCACCTCGCGGACGGCCGCCTCGACCTCATGCTCGGGCGCGGCAACACCGGCCCGGTGTACCCATGGTTCGGCAAGGACATCCGCGACGGCATCGCGCTGGCCGTGGAGAACTACGCGCTGCTGCGGCGGCTGTGGCGGGAAGAAGTCGTGGATTGGTCGGGCAAGTTCCGGTCTCCGCTGCAGGGCTTCACCTCGACCCCACGTCCGCTCGACGGCGTCCCGCCGTTCGTCTGGCACGGTTCGATCCGCAGCCCCCAGATCGCCGAGCAGGCGGCCTTCTACGGCGACGGTTTCTTCCACAACAACATCTTCTGGCCGGTCGAGCACACCCGGCGGATGATCGCGCTCTACCGCGAGCGCTTCGAACACCACGGCCACGGCCCGGCCGACACGGCGATCGTCGGCCTCGGCGGCCAGACGTTCATCCGCCGCCGCTCCCAGGACGCGCTCGCTGAGTTCCGCCCGTACTTCGACCACTCGCCGATCTACGGCCACGGTCCTTCGCTCGAGGAGACGATGGAGCAGACGCCGCTCACGGTGGGCAGCCCGGAGCAGGTGATCGACCGGACGATGCGCTTCCGCGAGGACTTCGGCGACTACCAGCGCCAGCTGTTCAACGTCGACGGCATGGGCCTCCCGCACGAGACGGCGCTGGAGCAGATCGACCTGCTGGGCGCGGAGGTCGTCCCGGTGCTGCGCAAGGAGTTCGCACGGGGCCGCCCGGCGCACGTCCCGGACGCGCCGACCCACCGCTCGCCCGCCGCGGTGGAATAG
- a CDS encoding NmrA/HSCARG family protein: MTEKKTIVVVGATGQQGGGLARAILDDPAGRFALRAITRRPGSDAAQALAARGAEVVAADLDDEESLAKALQGAYGAYFVSAFWEYNDVEREQKQARAMAAAAKTAGLRHVIWSTLPDTRLHLRLDDDRVPTLNERYKVPHFDGKAEADAFFVDAGVPTTFLSTTFYFESFADFFRPVRDDDGVLALHLPMGDRKLPAIAAEDIGRTAFGVFERGPELAGRTISISGENLTGEQYAAAFAKELGEDVAYRPISVEAVRAQGFPGADDLANMFFYYAEYESVFAGARDPEVVRELNPRLQDFGTWLAAHHDAFKGL, from the coding sequence ATGACCGAGAAGAAGACCATCGTCGTCGTCGGTGCCACCGGCCAGCAGGGCGGCGGCCTCGCCCGCGCCATCCTCGACGACCCCGCCGGCCGCTTCGCACTCCGGGCGATCACCCGCCGCCCCGGCTCCGACGCGGCGCAGGCGCTCGCCGCGCGGGGCGCCGAAGTCGTCGCCGCGGACCTCGACGACGAAGAAAGCCTGGCCAAGGCCTTGCAAGGCGCGTACGGCGCCTACTTCGTCAGCGCGTTCTGGGAGTACAACGACGTCGAGCGCGAGCAGAAGCAGGCCCGGGCGATGGCCGCGGCCGCAAAGACCGCGGGCCTGCGGCACGTCATCTGGTCGACGCTGCCCGACACCCGGCTGCACCTGCGCCTCGACGACGACCGCGTGCCGACCCTGAACGAGCGCTACAAGGTCCCGCACTTCGACGGCAAGGCCGAGGCCGACGCCTTCTTCGTCGACGCGGGCGTGCCGACGACGTTCCTGTCCACGACGTTCTACTTCGAGTCCTTCGCCGACTTCTTCCGCCCGGTCCGCGACGACGACGGCGTCCTCGCCCTGCACCTGCCGATGGGCGACCGCAAGCTGCCCGCGATCGCGGCCGAGGACATCGGCCGGACGGCGTTCGGCGTCTTCGAACGCGGCCCCGAGCTCGCCGGCCGTACGATCAGCATCTCCGGCGAGAACCTGACCGGCGAGCAGTACGCGGCGGCGTTCGCCAAGGAGCTCGGCGAAGATGTCGCCTACCGGCCGATCAGCGTCGAAGCCGTGCGCGCGCAGGGCTTCCCGGGCGCCGACGACCTGGCCAACATGTTCTTCTACTACGCCGAGTACGAGAGTGTCTTCGCCGGCGCGCGCGACCCCGAGGTCGTGCGCGAGCTGAACCCGCGGCTGCAGGACTTCGGCACCTGGCTCGCCGCCCACCACGACGCCTTCAAGGGGCTGTGA